In the genome of Brienomyrus brachyistius isolate T26 chromosome 17, BBRACH_0.4, whole genome shotgun sequence, one region contains:
- the LOC125712186 gene encoding extracellular calcium-sensing receptor-like, which yields MRLFGVIFFALLTRGDNSFCKLLESKSNNDKSNDMSMTEGGIFIIYNSFMAILYQCKIMPLKITLDRELKHTHSMTFTTEEIKINSKLLILGNRIYYACKNIKMLGAAWTTVPGQENRSRARVQALKGHPSSGSISTASKTIAPLHISLISYMKTSKCLSDGNRYTWFFRMVPSDCFHINPLVVLLKPYGWTWFGFVSCTNVYSEFTKIARKEGIYIEYMTQYLNTTLEKTVLLSPKTMKTYFRGLFGITECTTGIQWIGIEAWIQTRDLVTVGMANILQILMSSAITECHTAGLQYFWLNMQTSDNTFPKDYWDKHLSENYSMTPHGEFSPMSQRGVYNDISMVTYQSVCFVDSTVHTHHKQTVSTYSICPNRNYSPLKQVPRSVCRRNCPTKIEETDHCEERRQLCFFMLSIKGKMSNQPGVKKYFPYILETAIKADNNRSITHIGILGWVLSTLLILGLFLTAAVAVLILQNAQNIPIVRANNSELSFLLLFSLTLCFLCSLTFIGRASHWSCMLRHTAFGITFVLCISCVLGKTIVVLMAFRATLPGSNVMKWFGPPQQMLSVLVFTLIQVLICLLWLTLSPPFLNINMKYYKDKPIPGCAVGLDLGFSGVLEHTEILPVLCLLTALLIHVLYCGKAKLLSLSILIYCVMWTAFIELYVRSLAKYMVMSEIISVLS from the exons ATGAGACTATTTGGAGTTATCTTCTTTGCTCTTTTAACAAGGGGAGATAATTCCTTTTGCAAATTGCTGGAAAGCAAATCAAACAATGATAAATCAAATGACATGAGTATGACAGAAGGAGGAATCTTCATCATTTATAATTCTTTCATGGCTATTTTATACCAATGCAAAATAATGCCGTTAAAGATAACATTGGACAG AGAACTTAAGCATACCCATTCAATGACCTTCACCACTGAGGAGATTAAGATAAACAGCAAGCTGCTCATACTGGGCAACAGAATCTACTATgcctgtaaaaacattaaaatgctcGGTGCAGCATGGACAACCGTGCCTGGACAAGAGAACCGCAGCAGGGCCAGAGTGCAGGCACTCAAAGGACATCCCTCATCAGGATCCATCAGCACAGCGAGCAAGACCATTGCCCCTTTACATATTTCACTG ATAAGCTACATGAAAACCAGTAAATGTCTGAGCGATGGAAACAGATACACTTGGTTTTTCAGAATGGTGCCCAGTGACTGCTTTCACATCAACCCCCTAGTTGTCCTTCTAAAACCTTATGGCTGGACATGGTTTGGATTTGTCTCCTGCACAAATGTGTACTCAGAATTTACCAAAATTGCAAGAAAGGAGGGAATATATATTGAATATATGACACAATACCTCAACACAACTTTGGAAAAAACTGTGCTTTTAAGTCCAAAGACCATGAAAACTTACTTTCGAGGGCTCTTTGGGATAACAGAATGTACCACAGGTATACAGTGGATTGGAATTGAGGCCTGGATTCAAACTAGAGATCTAGTAACTGTTGGGATGGCAAATATTCTGCAGATATTAATGAGTTCTGCCATCACAGAGTGCcacactgcagggctgcagtaCTTCTGGTTGAATATGCAAACATCAGACAACACCTTTCCCAAGGACTACTGGGACAAGCACTTGTCAGAAAATTACAGTATGACTCCACATGGAGAATTCAGTCCCATGTCTCAGCGCGGAGTCTATAATGATATTAGCATGGTCACATATCAATCAGTATGCTTTGTTGATAGCACTGTGCACACACACCATAAACAAACTGTCAGCACTTATTCCATCTGTCCTAACAGGAATTATTCTCCACTAAAGCAG GTGCCCAGATCAGTGTGCAGAAGGAACTGCCCAACTAAAATAGAGGAGACAGACCACTGTGAGGAAAGGAGACAATTGTGCTTCTTCATGCTAAGCATCAAAGGAAAAATGTCTAACCAACCTg GTGTAAAGAAATATTTTCCATACATTCTAGAAACTGCGATAAAAGCGGACAACAATCGCAGTATCACCCATATAGGGATTCTAGGTTGGGTGTTAAGTACATTATTAATTCTTGGACTTTTCCTGACAGCAGCAGTGGCAGTTCTCATCCTGCAGAATGCACAAAATATTCCTATTGTTAGGGCCAACAACTCTGAGCTGAGCttcctgctgctcttttccctgACCCTGTGTTTCCTCTGTTCACTCACTTTCATCGGCCGAGCCTCTCACTGGTCCTGTATGCTGCGCCACACGGCGTTTGGGATCACCTTTGTCCTCTGCATCTCTTGTGTTCTGGGGAAAACAATAGTGGTGTTAATGGCCTTCAGGGCTACACtcccaggcagtaatgtcatgaAATGGTTTGGACCTCCTCAGCAGATGCTCAGTGTCCTTGTATTCACTCTCATACAGGTGCTAATTTGTCTGCTCTGGTtaacattatcccctcctttccTCAACATCAACATGAAGTACTACAAAGACAAGCCAATTCCAGGGTGTGCTGTAGGGTTGGATCTGGGATTCTCTGGTGTTTTAGAGCACACAGAAATTCTTCCTGTCTTGTGCCTTTTGACTGCTCTGCTTATTCATGTTCTATATTGTGGTAAAGCAAAGCTTCTTTCATTAAGCATTCTTATATACTGTGTGATGTGGACAGCATTTATTGAACTGTATGTCAGATCACTAGCAAAGTATATGGTAATGAGTGAAATCATTTCAGTTTTGTCTTGA
- the LOC125712188 gene encoding extracellular calcium-sensing receptor-like, with product MRLFGVILFALLTRAQNPTCKLVGNAEVPDLSKDGDFIIGGVFSFDNINTKDNFEFTVQPTFSKCIRKNYREYKLARTMVFTIEEINRNNKLLPGVTLGYRIYNACGNIQILSAVFTAVSGPDDCSNTRVQALIGCSSSGPSSIVSKAISPLHIPMNCAQ from the exons ATGAGACTCTTTGGAGTTATTCTGTTTGCTCTGCTAACAAGAGCACAGAATCCCACTTGCAAATTAGTTGGGAATGCTGAAGTTCCTGACCTATCAAAAGATGGAGACTTCATCATAGGAGGTGTCTTCTCATTTGACAACATAAACACAAAAGACAACTTTGAATTCACAGTGCAAccaacattttcaaaatgcataaG GAAGAACTACAGGGAATATAAGCTTGCCCGTACGATGGTCTTCACCATTGAGGAGATTAACAGGAACAACAAGCTGCTCCCAGGTGTCACACTGGGCTACAGGATCTACAATGCCTGTGGAAACATCCAGATACTCAGTGCAGTGTTCACTGCTGTGTCTGGACCTGATGATTGCAGCAACACCAGAGTGCAAGCACTTATTGGATGCTCCTCATCAGGACCCAGTAGTATAGTGAGCAAAGCCATTTCCCCTTTACACATTCCTATG AACTGTGCCCAGTGA
- the LOC125712181 gene encoding extracellular calcium-sensing receptor-like, with product MRLIEVILLALLARAQDPSCKYLGSAEVPDLSKEGDIIIGGIFSYDTLNIEVKHEFNVKPTLFKCKRKNYREYKLARTMVFTIAEINRNNKLLPGVTLGYRIYNACGDTNILNAALAAAAGPENCSSARIQALIGPPSSGASSTAGKAIAPLHIPLISHLATCDCLSNRKLYPSFFRTVPSDRFQVIALVELLKYYGWTWVGFIYSNEMYAEEGAAAFTKLARKEEICIEYITQFIDTAPEEHVLSIAKTIKTSTAKVVLAFMSMSFFRKFLEMTKSENITGIQWIGSEAWIITRDLATVGSVNLLQGAMGFAITECLIPGLRDFLLSLRPSDHPESSFTRVFWETAFSCRLSVNSSSGFSKLCNETEDVRTITNDYTDMSESRTVYSVYKGVYAIAHALHSLLDCVQGENPITGEPCSKKDDIQPWQVLRHLKIINFITHCGDKVYFDENGASVPQYDLVNWQIDTKGFVRIINVGRYDASLPSGQRLKIKQNVSIVWTGNQDKVPQSVCTESCLPGTRKALNKRRPVCCFDCIHCAEGEISNQTDSVTCIQCPDEYWSNENRDQCVSKVTEFLSYDEIMGTLLLAFACFGALLALIMLAVFLHSKNTPIVRANNSELSFLLLFSLTLCFLCSLTFIGRPSHWSCMLRHTAFGITFVLCISCVLGKTIVVLMAFRATLPGSNVMKWFGPSQQRLSVLAFTLIQVLICVLWLTLSPPFPNKNMKYYKDKIILECDVGSAVGFWAVLGYIGLLSALCFVLAFLARKLPDNFNEAKFITFSMLIFCAVWITFIPAYVSSPGKFTVAVEIFAILASSFGLLFSIFLPKCYIIIFKPELNSKKHLMGKMASKSL from the exons ATGCGGCTCATCGAAGTTATTCTGCTTGCACTGCTTGCCAGAGCGCAGGATCCCTCATGCAAATATTTGGGTAGTGCCGAAGTTCCCGATCTATCGAAAGAGGGAGACATCATAATAGGGGGAATCTTCTCATATGACACTTTGAATATCGAAGTGAAGCACGAATTCAACGTTAAACCAACACTTTTCAAATGCAAGCG GAAGAACTACAGGGAATATAAACTTGCCCGTACGATGGTCTTCACCATTGCGGAGATTAACAGGAACAACAAGCTGCTCCCAGGTGTCACACTGGGCTACAGGATCTACAATGCCTGTGGAGACACCAACATCCTCAATGCGGCGTTGGCGGCTGCAGCTGGGCCGGAGAACTGCAGCAGTGCCAGGATACAGGCACTCATCGGCCCCCCCTCATCGGGAGCCAGTAGCACAGCAGGAAAAGCCATTGCCCCTTTACACATTCCACTG ATCAGTCACCTGGCAACCTGTGATTGTCTGAGTAATAGAAAACTCTACCCTTCATTTTTCAGAACTGTGCCCAGTGACCGCTTTCAGGTCATAGCCCTAGTTGAGCTCTTGAAATATTACGGCTGGACATGGGTGGGGTTTATCTACAGCAATGAGATGTACGCTGAGGAAGGGGCAGCTGCATTTACAAAGCTTGCAAGGAAGGAGGAGATTTGTATTGAATACATAACACAGTTCATTGATACTGCTCCAGAGGAACATGTGCTTTCAATTGCAAagacaataaaaacatccactgCCAAAGTTGTCTTAGCTTTCATGTCCATGTCCTTCTTCCGGAAGTTCCTGGAAATGACAAAGAGTGAAAATATTACTGGTATACAGTGGATTGGTAGTGAGGCCTGGATCATAACAAGAGATTTAGCAACAGTGGGCAGTGTGAATTTACTGCAGGGTGCAATGGGGTTTGCTATCACTGAATGCCTTATCCCAGGACTGAGAGACTTTTTGCTCAGTCTTCGACCATCAGACCATCCTGAAAGCAGCTTCACTAGGGTCTTTTGGGAAACAGCGTTTAGTTGTCGCTTGTCTGTCAACAGCAGCTCTGGTTTTTCAAAACTGTGCAATGAGACAGAGGATGTAAGGACCATCACTAATGACTATACAGACATGTCAGAGTCTAGAACTGTCTACAGTGTCTACAAGGGAGTGTATGCCATAGCCCATGCACTGCACAGCCTCCTGGACTGTGTCCAGGGAGAGAACCCCATCACTGGAGAGCCATGCTCTAAGAAGGATGACATTCAGCCATGGCAG GTATTACGCCATTTGAAGATAATAAATTTTATCACCCATTGTGGGGACAAAGTTTATTTTGATGAAAATGGAGCTTCTGTCCCTCAGTATGATTTAGTGAACTGGCAAATTGACACAAAAGGTTTTGTCAGAATCATCAATGTTGGCCGGTATGATGCGTCGTTACCAAGTGGACAGAGACTTAAGATAAAGCAGAATGTCAGTATTGTTTGGACTGGAAACCAAGACAAG GTTCCGCAGTCTGTTTGCACAGAGAGCTGCCTGCCTGGAACACGAAAAGCTTTAAATAAGAGAAGGCCTGTGTGCTGCTTTGACTGCATACACTGCGCTGAGGGAGAAATTAGCAACCAGACAG aCTCCGTCACCTGTATTCAGTGCCCTGATGAATATTGGTCCAATGAAAATAGAGACCAGTGTGTTTCAAAAGTTACAGAATTCCTGTCCTATGATGAGATTATGGGGACGCTGCTTCTTGCCTTTGCTTGCTTTGGGGCACTTTTAGCTCTGATAATGTTGGCTGTGTTCCTGCACTCAAAAAACACGCCCATCGTCAGAGCCAACAACTCTGAGCTGAGCttcctgctgctcttttccctgACCCTCTGTTTCCTCTGCTCACTCACTTTCATCGGCCGACCCTCTCACTGGTCCTGTATGCTGCGCCACACGGCGTTTGGGATCACCTTTGTCCTCTGCATCTCTTGTGTTCTGGGGAAAACAATAGTGGTGTTAATGGCCTTCAGGGCTACACtcccaggcagtaatgtcatgaAATGGTTTGGACCTTCTCAGCAGAGGCTCAGTGTCCTTGCATTCACTCTCATACAGGTGCTAATTTGTGTGCTCTGGTtaacattatcccctcctttccccaacAAGAACATGAAGTACTACAAAGACAAGATCATTCTAGAGTGTGATGTGGGGTCAGCAGTGGGCTTCTGGGCTGTGCTGGGGTACATTGGTCTCCTCTCTGCCCTGTGCTTTGTACTGGCTTTTCTGGCCAGGAAGCTGCCTGACAACTTCAATGAAGCCAAATTCATCACCTTCAGCATGCTCATATTCTGTGCAGTCTGGATCACCTTTATCCCAGCTTATGTCAGCTCACCTGGGAAGTTCACTGTGGCTGTTGAGATTTTTGCCATTTTGGCTTCCAGTTTTGGTCTGCTTTTCTCTATTTTTCTACCCAAatgttatattattatttttaagcctGAACTAAATTCAAAGAAGCATTTAATGGGCAAAATGGCATCAAAATCTCTGTAA
- the LOC125712182 gene encoding extracellular calcium-sensing receptor-like isoform X2 codes for MLLLLCLVLMGLLAQAEEPECRLLSRAKLPELVSDGDLLIGGIFSFHSGYVGKQYSFKNFPEDPICVSLNFREFQFAQAMVFAIEEINNSKLLPNHTLGYKIYNACGYTNILKSAITLMNGETYKCNKSERIQAIIGHSGSTPTIGFARILGRFDIPVVSHFATCACLSNRKEFPTFFRTIPSDYYQSRALAQLVKHFGWTWVGAVSSNNDYGINGMATFMQVAQQEGVCVEYSEAFDSTGPYNVLLRIVNIIKRSTSKVIMAFMTHREIKVLVEETERQNITDIQWIGSDAWITDTSLTNSKGNKALVGAIGFVVSKAQIPGLQNYLQRLHPSHFPQSSFVREFWEIVFNCTLATGSKKYQKRPCNGSENLQNVQNQFTDVSELRFTNNVYKAVYAVAHALHNLYTYEHGYGLDSSSTLPPWKVLHYLQTVNFTLKTGENILFDINGDPSAKYDLINLQNVDESTIQLATIGYYDASLPKGQQFIMNNTKIVWGGGSKKVPVSVCSESCPPGTRKAVQKGKPVCCYDCIPCAEGEISNTTDSTECTKCPDDKWSNEKRDRCVTKEIEFLSYEEIMGITLAFVCSFGVCLTIIVFIIFFHYRDTPVVRANNSELSFLLLFSLTLCFLCSLTFIGRPSHWSCMLRHTAFGITFVLCISCVLGKTIVVLMAFRATLPGSNVMKWFGPSQQRLSVLVFTLIQVLICLLWLTLSPPFPNKNMKYYKDKIILECDVGSAVGFWAVLGYIGLLSALCFVLAFLARKLPDNFNEAKFITFSMLIFCAVWITFIPAYVSSPGKFTVAVEIFAILASSSGLLFCIFIPKCYIILNKPEKNTKKHILGKTHREY; via the exons ATGCTGCTGTTGCTGTGTCTGGTTCTGATGGGATTACTAGCCCAGGCTGAGGAGCCTGAATGCAGGTTGCTGAGCAGAGCAAAGCTTCCAGAACTCGTCAGTGATGGAGATCTGCTTATCGGAGGAATCTTCAGCTTTCATTCAGGCTACGTCGGAAAACAATACAGCTTTAAGAACTTTCCAGAAGACCCAATATGTGTGAG TTTAAATTTCAGAGAATTTCAATTTGCACAAGCAATGGTCTTTGCAATTGAAGAAATAAATAACTCGAAACTTCTCCCCAACCACACCCTGGGATACAAAATCTATAATGCCTGTGGCTACACAAACATACTAAAATCtgccattactttaatgaaTGGGGAAACCTACAAGTGCAACAAATCCGAGAGAATCCAAGCTATAATTGGACACTCAGGATCAACACCTACAATTGGATTTGCCAGGATACTAGGCAGGTTTGATATACCTGTG GTAAGTCACTTTGCCACCTGTGCATGTCTGAGTAACAGAAAAGAGTTTCCCACCTTCTTCAGGACCATTCCTAGTGACTATTACCAGAGCAGAGCACTTGCCCAGCTGGTCAAACACTTTGGCTGGACCTGGGTGGGGGCTGTAAGTAGCAACAATGACTATGGAATCAATGGCATGGCCACTTTTATGCAAGTGGCTCAACAAGAAGGTGTGTGTGTTGAGTATTCTGAGGCGTTTGACAGTACTGGTCCATACAATGTGCTTCTCAGGATAGTCAACATAATAAAACGCTCCACCTCAAAGGTCATCATGGCCTTTATGACACACCGGGAAATCAAAGTGCTGGTGGAAGAGACCGAGCGACAGAACATTACTGACATACAATGGATTGGCAGCGACGCCTGGATCACAGACACTTCCCTTACAAACAGCAAGGGCAACAAGGCACTCGTCGGGGCAATAGGATTTGTAGTCAGCAAGGCACAGATACCTGGCCTGCAGAACTATCTCCAGAGACTCCACCCATCACACTTTCCTCAGAGCTCTTTTGTCAGAGAATTCTGGGAAATTGTGTTCAACTGCACATTGGCCACTGGAAGCAAGAAATACCAGAAAAGACCCTGTAATGGCTCTGAAAATCTACAAAATGTGCAGAACCAGTTCACTGACGTCAGTGAGCTGCGTTTCACCAACAATGTGTACAAAGCTGTGTATGCTGTGGCTCACGCACTGCACAACCTGTACACCTATGAGCACGGCTATGGTCTTGATTCCAGTAGCACACTGCCACCATGGAAG GTTTTACACTACCTGCAAACTGTGAATTTCACACTAAAAACGGGAGAAAACATACTTTTTGATATCAACGGAGATCCATCAGCCAAATACGATTTGATAAATTTACAAAATGTGGATGAGAGCACCATACAGTTGGCCACAATTGGCTACTATGATGCATCGTTACCAAAAGGACAACAGTTTATCATGAACAACACTAAGATTGTCTGGGGAGGAGGCAGCAAAAAG GTGCCAGTGTCAGTGTGTAGTGAGAGCTGTCCCCCAGGAACCCGCAAGGCCGTGCAGAAAGGAAAGCCTGTTTGCTGTTATGACTGCATACCCTGTGCTGAGGGGGAGATCAGCAATACTACAG ATTCCACTGAGTGCACAAAGTGCCCAGATGATAAGTGGTCCAATGAGAAGAGGGATCGGTGTGTCACAAAAGAAATTGAGTTCTTGTCTTATGAAGAAATAATGGGAATAACGTTGGCATTTGTTTGCTCATTTGGAGTCTGTCTGACTATAATTGTTTTCATAATTTTCTTTCATTACAGAGATACACCTGTTGTCAGGGCCAACAACTCTGAGCTGAGTttcctgctgctcttttccctgACCCTCTGTTTCCTCTGCTCACTCACTTTCATCGGCCGACCCTCTCACTGGTCCTGTATGCTGCGCCACACGGCGTTTGGGATCACCTTTGTCCTCTGCATCTCTTGTGTTCTGGGGAAAACAATAGTGGTGTTAATGGCCTTCAGGGCTACACtcccaggcagtaatgtcatgaAATGGTTTGGACCTTCTCAGCAGAGGCTCAGTGTTCTTGTATTCACTCTCATACAGGTGCTAATTTGTCTGCTCTGGTtaacattatcccctcctttccccaacAAGAACATGAAGTACTACAAAGACAAGATCATTCTAGAGTGTGATGTGGGGTCAGCAGTCGGCTTCTGGGCTGTGCTGGGGTACATTGGTCTCCTCTCTGCCCTGTGCTTTGTACTGGCTTTTCTGGCAAGGAAGCTGCCTGACAACTTCAATGAAGCCAAATTCATCACCTTCAGCATGCTCATATTCTGTGCTGTCTGGATCACCTTTATCCCAGCTTATGTCAGCTCACCTGGGAAGTTCACTGTGGCTGTGGAAATATTTGCCATTTTAGCCTCAAGCTCTGGTTTGCTattttgcattttcattccaaaaTGCTACATAATACTAAATaaaccagaaaaaaacacaaaaaagcaCATACTGGGCAAAACACACAGGGAATACTAG
- the LOC125712187 gene encoding LOW QUALITY PROTEIN: extracellular calcium-sensing receptor-like (The sequence of the model RefSeq protein was modified relative to this genomic sequence to represent the inferred CDS: inserted 1 base in 1 codon): MVFAIEEINNSTDILPGISLGYKIYDSCSSIALAIRSAMSLVNGYEEAIMDTNCLTPKTIKAIIAETSSTPTMAISASIGPLHIPVISHFATCACLSDKKKYPTFFRTIPSDYYQSRALAQLVKHFGWTWVGAICSNNDYGNNGMATFMKAATDEGVCVEYSEAFFRTDPKENILRIVDIIKMSTSKVVVAFVSYSDMEVLLEEVALQNVTGLQWIGSESWISDSNIATGKFQHILRGSMGFAIPKATIRGLREFLLSIRPSSTVPIYTELWETIFGCKFHTRENSGFRDMCTGSERLDDIYNQYTDISELQIANNVYKAVYAVAHALNNMAACTQGNGINNLCVKRAENSENWQVINYLKQVKFSMKTGENVFFDEKGDPGAKYELLNWQGKDGKTEFMVVGFYDASLPPQRQLSLNNISIIWRQNQYQVPVSVCSESCRPGTRKAVQKGKPVCCFDCIPCAEGKISNTTDSIDCINCPAEFWSNKLRDKCILKITEFLSFEEIMGILLVIFSLLGAFLTGCVAIIFFIHKDTPIVKANNSELSFLLLFSLTLCFLCSLTFIGRPSHWSCMLRHTAFGITFVLCISCILGKTIVVLMAFRATLPGSNVMKWFGPSQQRLSVLAFTLIQVLICVLWLTLSPPFPYKNTKYYKDKIILECDVGXSSGLLGCAGVHWSPLCPVLCTGFSGQEAA; the protein is encoded by the exons ATGGTATTTGCAATTGAAGAAATCAACAACAGCACTGATATTCTGCCTGGCATCTCTCTGGGGTATAAAATCTATGACTCCTGCAGCTCTATAGCACTGGCCATAAGGTCAGCCATGTCTTTAGTTAATGGTTATGAAGAAGCCATAATGGACACAAACTGCTTAACCCCAAAGACAATTAAAGCCATCATAGCAGAAACATCTTCAACACCAACTATGGCGATTTCAGCCTCCATTGGGCCTTTGCACATACCAGTG ATCAGTCACTTTGCCACTTGCGCTTGCCtgagtgacaaaaaaaaatatcccaCCTTCTTCAGGACGATTCCCAGTGACTACTATCAGAGCAGAGCACTGGCGCAGTTGGTGAAACACTTTGGTTGGACATGGGTGGGGGCTATTTGCAGTAACAATGACTATGGCAACAATGGGATGGCCACATTTATGAAAGCTGCCACTGATGAAGGAGTTTGTGTAGAGTATTCAGAAGCCTTCTTTAGAACAGACCCCAAAGAAAATATCCTGAGAATAGTGGACATTATAAAGATGTCCACCTCAAAAGTTGTTGTGGCCTTCGTTTCCTATTCTGACATGGAAGTTTTACTGGAGGAGGTGGCCCTGCAGAATGTCACCGGATTGCAGTGGATTGGCAGTGAATCCTGGATTTCTGACTCAAACATTGCAACTGGAAAATTTCAACACATTTTAAGAGGATCAATGGGGTTTGCAATTCCTAAAGCTACAATCAGAGGTTTGAGAGAATTTCTTCTCAGTATCCGCCCATCTTCCACTGTTCCCATTTACACCGAACTGTGGGAAACTATATTTGGCTGTAAATTCCACACAAGAGAAAATTCAGGATTCAGGGATATGTGTACTGGGTCTGAGCGTTTGGATGACATATACAACCAATATACAGATATATCAGAATTGCAAATTGCAAATAATGTCTATAAAGCAGTTTATGCTGTAGCTCATGCACTAAATAACATGGCAGCTTGCACACAAGGAAATGGAATTAATAATCTATGTGTAAAAAGAGCTGAAAACAGTGAGAACTGGCAG GTTATTAATTATCTTAAACAAGTTAAATTTTCAATGAAAACTGGTGAGAATGTCTTCTTTGATGAAAAAGGAGACCCTGGAGCAAAGTATGAATTGTTGAACTGGCAAGGTAAAGACGGGAAGACTGAGTTTATGGTAGTGGGCTTCTATGATGCCTCTTTGCCTCCCCAGCGGCAGCTCTCACTGAACAACATCAGCATCATCTGGAGGCAGAATCAGTACCAG GTGCCAgtgtctgtgtgcagtgagAGCTGTCGCCCGGGTACACGTAAGGCCGTGCAGAAAGGAAAGCCTGTCTGCTGTTTTGATTGCATTCCATGTGCAGAAGGAAAGATAAGCAACACAACTG ATTCCATCGACTGCATCAACTGTCCAGCAGAATTCTGGTCGAATAAACTCAGAGATAAATGCATCTTAAAAATCACAGAATTCTTATCCTTTGAGGAAATTATGGGAATATTGTTGGTCATATTTTCATTACTTGGTGCTTTTTTAACTGGCTGTGTTGCTATAATATTCTTCATACACAAGGACACACCCATCGTCAAAGCCAATAATTCTGAGCTGAGCttcctgctgctcttttccctgACCCTGTGTTTCCTCTGCTCACTCACTTTCATCGGCCGACCCTCTCACTGGTCCTGTATGCTGCGCCACACGGCGTTTGGGATCACCTTTGTCCTCTGCATCTCTTGTATTCTGGGAAAAACAATAGTGGTGTTAATGGCCTTCAGGGCTACACtcccaggcagtaatgtcatgaAATGGTTTGGACCTTCTCAGCAGAGGCTCAGTGTCCTTGCATTCACTCTCATACAGGTGCTAATTTGTGTGCTCTGGTTgacattatcccctcctttcccctaCAAGAACACGAAGTACTACAAAGACAAGATCATTCTAGAGTGTGATGTGG TCAGCAGTGGGCTTCTGGGCTGTGCTGGGGTACATTGGTCTCCTCTCTGCCCTGTGCTTTGTACTGGCTTTTCTGGCCAGGAAGCTGCCTGA